GTCCGCCGCCTGGGAGAGGATGCCGAGCTCCTGGAGCTTGGCCGGGGGCACCACACCCCGCTCCCAGCCCCGCTCCCGGTAGTACTCCTCCAGCATCCGGTCCAGCTCGGTGACCTGGCCCTTGGAGCCCGCGCAGTCGGAGGGCTCCTTGAGGAAGCGCTCGGGCAGGTAGTCCGAGCCCTCGCCCCAGCCCGCCAGGTTGTTGTAGTAGCGCTCCAGGTTGTAGATGCGCTCCCCGATCCTCAGGATCTCCTCGGGGGTCACGGGGCGGCCCCAGTAGGCGGCAAGCTGCTTGGCGTACTCCTCGGGGCCCTCGGCGAACTGGCTGAACTTGCAGAGGTCCAGGGAGTCGGTGAAGGCGGAGAGGTCCTGGAAGAGCTTGGTGAGCTTGCCCTTCCCCTCCCAGGCCAGGGGGTCGGTCTTGTAGGGCACGCCCAGGATCTCCGAGGCCGGGGTGTAGGCCCTAAGGTGGCAGGCCCCCCGGTTGGAGGTGGCGTAGGCGATGCCCATGCCCTTGAGGCCCCGGGGGTCGTAGGCGGGGATGGACTGGCCCTTGACCTCCAGGGCGATCTCGGGGTGGCCGATGGCCTTGGCGAAGCGGGCGGGGCCCTCCGCCAGCATGTCCCCCACGCCCTTGCGGTAGGCGATGGCCTCGAGGACCCGCACCTCCCCCTCCTTGTCCCCGAAGCGGATCCCGTCCTCGCCCTGGTAGTAGCCCTTCTCCGTGGCCTCCATGAGGACGGCGATGGCGTTGCCCGCCTCAATGGTGTCCATGCCGTAGGCGTTGCAGAGGTAGATGGCGTAGCCCGTCCAGTCGGGGTCGGTGTGGCCCGAGTGGGCCCCCAGGGCCCAGGCGGACTCGTACTCGTAGGACTCAAAGCGGATGGTCTTGCCGTTGATGTGGACCTCCACCATCTTCTTGCAGGCCACGGGGCAGGCGTGGCAGGTGTTGTCCTTGATGAGGCGGTGCTCCCGGATGTACTCCCCGGAGATCTTCTCCGCCCCCTCAATGCAGGTGTGCTGGGCGTTAAAGGTGGGCAGGGCCCCCATGACGTTGGTGATGTTCATGAGGACGTTGGTGCCGTAGAGGGAAAGCCCGCCCTTCTTGGGGGCGGTGACGTTCTTGGGGTCGTTGATGGTGGCCGAGGCCAGGCGGTCCGCCTCCTTCCAGAGCTCGGGGTCCTTGGGCTGGGGCATCTTGTCGTGGGTGCCCACCACCACGATGGCCTTGA
This region of Thermus thermophilus genomic DNA includes:
- a CDS encoding aldehyde ferredoxin oxidoreductase family protein — translated: MLGGYAHRIARIDLSTGQVEYFAPDPKDLEMYVGGRGLGVKYVFENGPQVDPLGPENLLCIMNGPLSGTRAKMSGRLAVVTKSPLTGTVTDSHMGGWTAAKLKWAGFDGLLIKGASDKPVYLLVKDGEVSIHDASDLWGKTTHETHRILRERHGEDADVMAIGPAGENLVRFANWINNDERAAGRGGTGAVAGSKKLKAIVVVGTHDKMPQPKDPELWKEADRLASATINDPKNVTAPKKGGLSLYGTNVLMNITNVMGALPTFNAQHTCIEGAEKISGEYIREHRLIKDNTCHACPVACKKMVEVHINGKTIRFESYEYESAWALGAHSGHTDPDWTGYAIYLCNAYGMDTIEAGNAIAVLMEATEKGYYQGEDGIRFGDKEGEVRVLEAIAYRKGVGDMLAEGPARFAKAIGHPEIALEVKGQSIPAYDPRGLKGMGIAYATSNRGACHLRAYTPASEILGVPYKTDPLAWEGKGKLTKLFQDLSAFTDSLDLCKFSQFAEGPEEYAKQLAAYWGRPVTPEEILRIGERIYNLERYYNNLAGWGEGSDYLPERFLKEPSDCAGSKGQVTELDRMLEEYYRERGWERGVVPPAKLQELGILSQAADD